GTCTTCGCAGATTTTCTGAAGTTCTTGTCATGAACATTACCATCAACATGCATCGCATATAAAATCCGACGCTGAACCGGCTTCAAGCCGTCGCGGGCATCTGGCAGCGCCCGCTCTTGAATGATGTATTTACTATAACGTCCAAAGCGATCACCGAGAACGTCCTCTAAAGGCAAATCACGAAATTGTTCCGTTGAACTTGAACTCATGATTCATCCCCCTCCTCTGCAACCACAATATTTTCATTTTCTAATATATTGCCTTCCTCTTCGAGTCCGAACGCAACATTTGACTCAATCCATTTCCGTCTAGGTTCTACCTTATCACCCATCAGTGTTGTGATGCGGCGTTCCGCTCGTGCGATATCATCGATCTTAACACGGATTAATGTTCTTGTTTCAGGATTCATCGTTGTATCCCAAAGCTGATCTGCATTCATCTCGCCTAATCCTTTATAACGCTGTAGCACATAGCCCTTACCGACCTTTTTGATAGCGTCCTGCAAGTCATCGTCGCTCCATGAATACTCAATAACCTCTTTTTTTCCTGAGCCTCTGCTTACCTTGTATAACGGCGGTAGTGCGATATACACTTTTCCTGCTTCCACAAGCGGCTTCATATAACGATAGAAGAATGTGAGCAGCAGCACTTGAATATGCGCGCCATCCGTATCAGCATCTGTCATGATGATAACTTTGTCATAATTGGAATCATCGATATTGAAATCCGCTCCGACACCTGCTCCAACCGCATGAATAATAGTGTTGATTTCTTCATTTTTAAAGATATCAGACAGCTTTGCTTTTTCTGTGTTGATAACCTTACCTCTTAATGGCAGAACGGCTTGGAAGCGTCTGTCTCTTCCTTGTTTAGCAGAGCCGCCTGCAGAATCACCTTCAACTAGATACAATTCGTTTTTCTGCGGGTTTTTTGACTGTGCCGGTGTCAGCTTGCCTGATAGCACTGTTTCGCCGCGCTTTCTTTTTTTGCCGCTTCTGGCCTCTTCCCGAGCCTTTCGCGCCGCTTCCCTTGCTTGGTATGCTTTAATGGCTTTTTTGATTAGCAGTGTGCTCGTATCAGGATTTTCCTCAAAGAAGTAGGAAATATGCTCGGAAACGACTGCATCGACAGCGCTTCTTGCTTCACTTGTACCAAGCTTGCCTTTCGTTTGTCCTTCAAATTGCAGAAGGCTTTCCGGTACGCGGACAGAAACAATCGCAGACAAACCTTCTCGTATGTCTGATCCGTCTAAGTTCTTATCTTTATCCTTAAGCAGGCCGACCTTGCGGGCATATTCATTAAACATTCTCGTCATTGCTGTCTTGCTGCCCGCTTCATGTGTTCCGCCGTCCTTTGTGCGGACGTTGTTAACGAAGGAGAGAACATTTTCTGAATAGCCGTCATTAAATTGGAAAGCGAATTCTACTTCAATCCCGTTGCTTTCCCCTTCTAGGCTAACAACCGGGTGCAGAGTATCCTTCTCTTCATTCAAGTACTCAACGAAAGCTTCAATTCCGTTGTCATAATGAAAGACAGCATGGACATCATTGCGCTCATCTATTAATTCGATTTTAAGTCCTTTTAATAAAAAGGCTGACTCTCTCAGCCTCTCTGAAAGCGTTTCAAAATTATAAGTAGTTGTAGAGAAGATGGAAGGATCCGGCTTAAAGTGAATAGTCGTGCCAGTTTGATTTGTTTTGCCTAGCTTTTCAAGCGTAGTAACTGGCTTTCCTCCATCTTCAAAACGCTGTTCATAGATAAAACCGTCTCTTTTTATTTTAACGACAACCCACTCGCTCAAGGCGTTGACAACTGACGCACCTACACCATGCAGACCGCCGCTCGTCTTGTATCCGCCTTGTCCGAACTTTCCGCCTGCGTGCAGGATCGTAAAGATTACTTCAGGTGTCGGCTTGCCGATTTTGTGCATCCCTGTCGGAAGTCCTCTTCCTTTATCCTGTACACTGATAGAATTATCTTTATGGATTTTTACAATGATTTCTTCACCGAATCCGGCTAATGCTTCATCGACAGCATTATCTACTATTTCATATACAAGATGATGCAACCCTCTTGAATCTGTGCTGCCTATATACATACCGGGACGCTTTCTTACAGCTTCCAGTCCTTCCAGCACCTGTATGGCATCATCGTTATAGTCAAATGGTTGTTGATTTTTCGCCACAGACATACCCCTTTCACCTCAAAAACACGACATATTATCTTTTTATGTAGCATGTCGAACAATTGTTTATGTATTCGTCTATAATTTCATTTATCCTCTTTGTTTGCAGGATTATTTTTTCTTTATCTTTTTGCCATCTATAGTGGACGAAGCACACTATTTTATGCATTTGATAAAAAAACACTAAAATTAGAACGTTTGTTCTTATCATATAATAGCAGCATTTTTTCTACAAGCATATTGATATATCGAGTTACTCACAAAATAATCGATTAAATTCAATATTAAACCAAGAAAGCTAAAAGAGAAAAGCTTTTTTTAATAGGTTTCGTTTATGCATCTTAATTATGTTAACACATATTTCTTATAAAAAAAACGCTAACTACCGTTTCTCTGACGGGCTATCCTCATAATAGCGCAGGGAGAAAATAAAAAAACGGATGCAAATAAGGTGCTTTTAAGACCGCTTCTTATGAGGGTCAAGTTACCTTATTGCATCCATATTTTATAGTTATTTCGTTAGAGCATGTTCTACTTTAATACAGCGGTCCATGATAACCGTATAGCCTTTTTCTTTTAAAGAGTGAAAAGTTTCTTCATGAACAAGTCCTTGCTGTGCCCAAAAAACATCAGCATCGATTTTTTCAAATTCCGCCGCAACTTCTGGAAGAAATTCAGATCTTCTAAATACATTGACAATATCAACATGTTCTTTAATATCTGTCAGGCTTTTATATGCTTTCATTCCTAAAACTTCATCTACTGTAGGATTGACGGGGATGATGCTATAGCCTGCTTTCATCATGGCTTCTGCAATCATATAAGAAGTTCTTTCTGGATTGTCACTTAAACCGACAACTGCGATTTTTTTTGCCTTTTTTAATAGTTTGCCGATTTCTTCCCTGCTTGGGTTTTCGATTGCCATAGTATTGTTCCTCCTTTAATTAACCTTTATTTCTACTTTTATACTAGTGGACGTGTATCTGTTGATGCAACTAATATGAACTAGGCTTTGCTTACTCTGATTCCTTATCCTTGTCCTTTTTTTCCTTCTTTTCAGGCATTGCTCTGTAGATTTGCGTATGCATGCTGTTTTGTTCTATATTTTGCAAAAAGAACTCACCAATCAGCTTTTGATAGTCTTCATCCTCATTCATCTTTTTGCCTTGCAATTCCATTTCAGCCAATCCTTCGTACTCCGTTAAAAGGGCATATGTATGATCATTGCCTGAGAT
This DNA window, taken from Niallia sp. Man26, encodes the following:
- a CDS encoding CoA-binding protein, whose translation is MAIENPSREEIGKLLKKAKKIAVVGLSDNPERTSYMIAEAMMKAGYSIIPVNPTVDEVLGMKAYKSLTDIKEHVDIVNVFRRSEFLPEVAAEFEKIDADVFWAQQGLVHEETFHSLKEKGYTVIMDRCIKVEHALTK
- the parE gene encoding DNA topoisomerase IV subunit B — protein: MAKNQQPFDYNDDAIQVLEGLEAVRKRPGMYIGSTDSRGLHHLVYEIVDNAVDEALAGFGEEIIVKIHKDNSISVQDKGRGLPTGMHKIGKPTPEVIFTILHAGGKFGQGGYKTSGGLHGVGASVVNALSEWVVVKIKRDGFIYEQRFEDGGKPVTTLEKLGKTNQTGTTIHFKPDPSIFSTTTYNFETLSERLRESAFLLKGLKIELIDERNDVHAVFHYDNGIEAFVEYLNEEKDTLHPVVSLEGESNGIEVEFAFQFNDGYSENVLSFVNNVRTKDGGTHEAGSKTAMTRMFNEYARKVGLLKDKDKNLDGSDIREGLSAIVSVRVPESLLQFEGQTKGKLGTSEARSAVDAVVSEHISYFFEENPDTSTLLIKKAIKAYQAREAARKAREEARSGKKRKRGETVLSGKLTPAQSKNPQKNELYLVEGDSAGGSAKQGRDRRFQAVLPLRGKVINTEKAKLSDIFKNEEINTIIHAVGAGVGADFNIDDSNYDKVIIMTDADTDGAHIQVLLLTFFYRYMKPLVEAGKVYIALPPLYKVSRGSGKKEVIEYSWSDDDLQDAIKKVGKGYVLQRYKGLGEMNADQLWDTTMNPETRTLIRVKIDDIARAERRITTLMGDKVEPRRKWIESNVAFGLEEEGNILENENIVVAEEGDES